The following coding sequences lie in one Anolis carolinensis isolate JA03-04 unplaced genomic scaffold, rAnoCar3.1.pri scaffold_11, whole genome shotgun sequence genomic window:
- the LOC134293985 gene encoding uncharacterized protein LOC134293985 has translation MFMFPTVKVPGDTTESLVCSFRSGCGELTLSQEYGHHPAVAVRCNMQVEDEELLGAGGGRSERATPETDAEFHQLAALASSTAYAQPNGVTQRRGVVRGDSTGGEEGSPSPGPQKMVFLEERMSAMETTLAVMSRAMERLAVLAEPERGRELRASSMWDVSMGSSQGFADLPAPKGREMRKEPGARPKIQTSLTRVEESDDEGEKPPRIPATLPTETLVPLANAGRGTGQREAAAGPTGPQGGLRRAENWGLPPQGPLPRREELRIEFGGESSELDFFLTTVRGYMEDNAHTFRTESSRVRAIGAVLKRGAASWYVQLHARRDPCLGSLRRFMGALETRFRDPLEQIRAREELKTVSQGQRSVSEYAEEFQCLAEKVPEWSAVTKIELFKEGLRREILSWAVHRDEPDTLRGWIQLAGRIETSLAQARRHRGGLQQRPQMKEGSRKEGSTPAGRRTEPTGNVSTSRRGCFVCGRLGHRAAECWQRKGEGGGPPKPRAVAGKRAEEEPPMRHHSGGLDEGEEDAMSEPCY, from the exons atgttcatgtttcctacagtaaaagttcctggtgataccacagagagtctcgtgtgttcattcaggagcggctgtggtgagctgacactaagccaagaatacggacaccatcccgctgtagcggtgaggtgtaacatgcaagtggaggatgaagagctcttgggcgccggaggaggaaggtcggaaagggccactcccgagacggacgctgagttccaccagctggcggccctggcgtcatccaccgcttatgcccagccaaatggggtaacccagaggcgcggagtggtgcggggagatagcaccggaggagaggaaggttcaccttccccaggcccgcaaaagatggtatttctggaggagaggatgtcggcgatggagaccaccctggcagtgatgtcgagggcgatggagcgcctggcggttttggcggagccggagcgaggaagggaactccgggctagctcaatgtgggacgtgagcatgggaagcagccagggctttgcagacctcccagcaccgaagggaagggaaatgcgaaaggagcccggtgcccggcccaagatccaaacgagcctgacgcgggtggaggagagtgacgacgaaggggaaaagcctccgagaatcccggctacgctcccaactgagaccctggtgcccctggcgaatgccgggcgtggcacaggacaaagggaagcagcagcggggcccactggcccgcaagggggcttgcgacgggcggagaattggggattgccaccacagggacccctaccgagacgagaggaactaaggatcgagtttgggggagagtcctctgaactggatttcttcctgaccacggtgaggggctatatggaggacaatgcccacacttttagaacggaatccagccgggtacgggccattggtgcagtgttgaagaggggagcggccagctggtacgttcaactacacgcgcggcgcgacccatgtctggggtcactccgacgctttatgggggccctggagacccgtttccgagatccactggagcagatccgggcgagggaggagttgaagaccgtctcccaggggcagaggtcggtatctgagtatgcggaggagttccaatgcctcgctgaaaaggtgccggaatggtctgcagtgacaaagatagaactcttcaaagaggggctcaggcgggagatcctctcctgggcggtgcatcgtgatgagcctgacacactgcgcggatggattcagctggcggggcgcatcgagacatcgctggcccaggcgaggaggcaccgaggagggctacagcagcggccgcagatgaaagaggggagccggaaggagggatcaaccccagccgggaggagaacggagccgacagggaacgtgagcaccagcaggaggggctgcttcgtgtgcggccgtttgggccacagggctgccgagtgctggcagagaaaaggggaaggcggaggcccgcccaaaccaagagccgtggcagggaaacgcgccgaggaagaaccaccgatgaggcaccactcgggggggttg gacgaaggggaggaggacgccatgtcagaaccctgctactag